A section of the Rhizomicrobium sp. genome encodes:
- a CDS encoding gamma-glutamyltransferase: protein MRLRSRILACASSLLLLSGCSVGLGSLGGSDDSGGAVPTSTPSTPSSSSGGIASLIGLGGSGAGARALAVGDEPYAVRVGASILQQGGSAADAATAMYFALAVTYPVAAGLGGGGICIVRDPVTSRTEEFDFLARDSSGGGAYAVPGNVRGFSLMQGIYGALPWQRDVAPGEGYASAGFPISHALSARIATLKDVIRLDAALAAEFLDESGEAKPAGTIVSNPDLATTLAVIRTGGPNAFYTGNLGARILAYSGQQGGAIAVQEFARYRATRTAPQAIQLGNQYVLLPSQRTGAGAFSGALFETLQRAMDTSTGAGDLQAAVVVAVKQALARFRVTDLPQDLGATGFAATDASGQAVACAVTMNGPFGSGRNALGTGVTLARAPSSGASGVAAAFMTPLIATDSGGALTLAGASAGGPNGTAALGYALARLSRGESVSRRADLRSTGVAPYDTINAIVCQSGTCVALPDPASNGLGASGDMR, encoded by the coding sequence TTGAGGCTTCGTTCGCGGATTTTGGCTTGCGCTTCAAGCCTGCTGCTTCTGTCCGGCTGTTCCGTCGGTCTCGGCTCGCTGGGCGGCAGCGATGACTCGGGCGGCGCCGTTCCCACCAGCACGCCCAGCACTCCGAGCAGCAGCTCCGGCGGCATCGCAAGCCTCATCGGCCTGGGCGGCAGCGGCGCCGGCGCCAGGGCGCTGGCGGTCGGCGACGAGCCCTATGCGGTCAGGGTCGGCGCCTCGATCCTCCAGCAGGGCGGTTCGGCCGCCGACGCCGCGACCGCGATGTATTTCGCGCTCGCGGTGACCTATCCCGTCGCCGCGGGCCTGGGCGGCGGCGGCATCTGCATCGTGCGCGATCCGGTGACCAGCCGCACGGAGGAGTTCGATTTCCTCGCGCGCGATTCCAGCGGCGGCGGCGCCTATGCGGTGCCGGGCAACGTCCGGGGCTTTTCGTTGATGCAGGGCATCTACGGCGCGCTGCCCTGGCAGCGCGATGTCGCGCCCGGCGAAGGCTATGCCTCGGCCGGCTTTCCGATCAGCCATGCGCTGTCCGCCCGCATCGCGACCTTGAAGGATGTGATCCGTCTCGATGCCGCGCTCGCCGCCGAATTCCTCGACGAGTCCGGCGAGGCCAAGCCGGCCGGCACCATCGTCTCCAATCCCGATCTCGCCACGACGCTGGCCGTCATCCGCACCGGCGGACCGAATGCGTTCTATACCGGCAATCTCGGGGCGCGCATCCTGGCCTATTCCGGCCAGCAGGGCGGCGCCATCGCGGTGCAGGAATTCGCGCGCTACCGCGCGACGCGCACCGCGCCGCAGGCGATCCAGCTCGGCAATCAATATGTCCTGCTGCCGTCGCAGCGCACCGGTGCCGGCGCCTTCTCCGGCGCCCTGTTCGAGACCCTGCAGCGCGCGATGGATACGAGCACCGGCGCCGGCGACCTGCAGGCCGCGGTCGTCGTCGCGGTGAAGCAGGCGCTTGCGCGCTTTCGCGTCACCGACCTGCCGCAGGATCTCGGCGCGACCGGCTTCGCCGCGACCGACGCGAGCGGACAGGCGGTCGCCTGCGCCGTGACGATGAACGGCCCGTTCGGTTCGGGCCGCAACGCGCTGGGCACCGGCGTGACGCTGGCGCGCGCGCCGTCGAGCGGCGCGTCCGGCGTAGCGGCCGCCTTCATGACGCCGCTGATCGCGACCGACAGCGGCGGTGCGCTCACGCTGGCCGGCGCGAGCGCCGGCGGGCCCAACGGCACCGCCGCCCTGGGCTATGCGCTGGCGCGCCTGTCGCGCGGCGAATCCGTCAGCCGGCGCGCCGATCTGCGCTCCACCGGCGTGGCGCCTTACGACACGATCAACGCCATCGTCTGCCAGAGCGGCACCTGCGTCGCGCTTCCCGACCCCGCCTCGAACGGCTTGGGCGCGAGCGGAGACATGCGCTGA
- a CDS encoding N-acetylmuramoyl-L-alanine amidase yields the protein MNRRLAMILGFGAAVVLAGAAWAASDPSRDADDLIAHILKDAPAPKPAPAQPGTPLPGAPPAPAAKPGPEPIVMSARIGEHEDRTRFVVEMSDPVKMRVFTLSNPDRVVIDMPAVQWHLDGPPRPTGNGAVRSYRYGLFRSGNSRFVIDLNRPVKVSDPLVLPPSGGYGYRVVIDLFPVSPDQFVHNSGWPADLKAREAAAEQLASIPAQAVAPTPEKRIVVIDAGHGGIDSGTSGVNGLQEKDLVLDEALRLGRELVRRANYTVHLTRDTDVFIPLKERVTIARSWHADLFISLHADSNPDPGVNGLSIYTLSESGSDKEAAALARKENQSDVIAGVDLGGGNSTVAPILIDLAQRDTMNRSSRFATGAVATLAAATDILPRQPHRSAGFVVLKAPDVPAVLIELGYLSNEGDAGQMNTVRWRNGVAKAIAQAVDGYFAPAITASPAP from the coding sequence ATGAATCGCCGTCTGGCCATGATCTTGGGCTTTGGGGCCGCCGTCGTGCTCGCCGGCGCCGCCTGGGCGGCGTCCGACCCGTCCCGGGACGCCGACGACCTGATCGCCCATATCCTGAAGGACGCCCCCGCCCCGAAACCGGCGCCGGCCCAGCCCGGTACACCCCTACCCGGGGCGCCCCCGGCGCCGGCCGCGAAGCCCGGTCCGGAACCCATCGTGATGAGCGCCCGCATCGGGGAACACGAGGACCGCACCCGTTTCGTCGTCGAGATGTCCGATCCGGTCAAAATGCGGGTCTTCACCCTCTCCAATCCCGACCGGGTGGTGATCGATATGCCGGCGGTACAATGGCACCTCGACGGGCCGCCGCGCCCCACCGGCAACGGCGCCGTCCGCAGCTACCGCTACGGCCTGTTCCGCTCCGGCAATTCGCGCTTCGTGATCGACCTGAACAGGCCGGTGAAGGTCAGCGATCCGCTCGTCCTGCCGCCCAGCGGCGGCTATGGCTACCGCGTGGTGATCGATCTGTTCCCCGTTTCGCCCGATCAGTTCGTGCACAATTCCGGCTGGCCGGCCGACCTGAAGGCCCGCGAGGCGGCGGCCGAGCAGCTCGCCTCGATCCCGGCGCAGGCGGTCGCGCCGACGCCCGAGAAGCGCATCGTCGTCATCGACGCCGGCCATGGCGGGATCGACTCCGGCACCAGCGGCGTCAATGGCTTGCAGGAGAAAGATCTCGTGCTGGATGAGGCGCTCCGGCTCGGCCGCGAGCTGGTCCGCCGCGCCAACTACACCGTCCACCTGACCCGCGACACCGATGTTTTCATCCCGCTCAAGGAGCGCGTGACCATCGCGCGGTCCTGGCACGCGGACCTGTTCATTTCGCTGCATGCCGATTCGAACCCCGATCCCGGCGTCAACGGCCTGTCGATCTACACCCTCTCCGAATCGGGGTCCGACAAGGAAGCGGCCGCCCTGGCGCGCAAGGAGAATCAGTCCGACGTCATCGCCGGCGTCGATCTCGGCGGCGGCAACTCCACCGTGGCTCCGATCCTGATCGACCTCGCCCAGCGCGACACCATGAACCGTTCGTCACGCTTCGCGACCGGCGCCGTCGCCACGCTGGCCGCCGCGACGGACATATTGCCGCGTCAGCCGCACCGCTCGGCGGGTTTCGTGGTGCTCAAGGCGCCCGATGTTCCCGCCGTCCTGATCGAACTCGGTTATCTATCGAACGAAGGCGATGCCGGGCAGATGAACACGGTGCGCTGGCGCAACGGCGTCGCCAAGGCCATCGCCCAGGCGGTGGACGGGTACTTCGCACCCGCGATAACCGCATCGCCCGCTCCTTGA
- a CDS encoding Rne/Rng family ribonuclease — translation MPKRMLIDASHPEETRVVVLDGNKVEEFDFEAATKRPLKGNIYLAKVTRVEPSLQAAFVEYGGNRQGFLAFSEIHPDYYQIPIADRQALIAEQEAEARRRSEDDIESFEISSGPKPSVEEDEEEEETAEAFPAAPATDTVDVAPDALPTEDGPEPERPIETAAADDHDDVFEHPGVASAEDIDEDDDDEEDEDEPVAAAPPDHVHHNHEDDEIDAVAEAEQRAGVVDEQTVAASAAHVPAEEGFHIDTPVPEVTENVPDIQTASEQPIEAAQPLQAQKPSQRWVRRRHYKIQEVIKRRQIILVQVVKEERGNKGAALTTYLSLAGRYCVLMPNTPRGGGISRKITNLADRKRLKSAAQALELPEGMGLIIRTAGENRTKVEIRRDYEYLLRMWDTIRETTLNSIAPACVYEEGDIIKRAIRDLYNKDVIEITVEGEAGYRNAKDFMRMLMPTHAKNVKPYAEPVPLFQRYHIEAQLDAMFQPTVTLKSGGYIVINQTEALVSIDVNSGRATREHSIEETARKTNLEAAEEIGRQLRLRDLAGLIVIDFIDMEDGRNDRDVEKRIRDAVKNDRARIQIGKISQFGLLEMSRQRLRAGVIAGSTVPCPHCGGQGIVRSVESTSLRVLRGLEEEAQKQRAEGLTVKVAADVAMYTLNQKRRELSRLESEYSIVINFEPKPELMAGAFEIDRVGHRNPEDFVRPVHAAPAPIAEDDEDLDVVEEEELEAEDEAIEAVETPAEPEEEQRPREEQAENGDGRRRRRRRGGRNRSGRGRDQRDGGAPRETPAPVAPDAAPETLLAGDGEFAAGPDDMVEGGEAFASEHQPQANGAAGQDAEGQRRKRRRRRGRRGGNRERFAPNGERIEQPAEAAGEQALAPPPPSAPELPPVSQTPASFGVGRFGEPDEIDTTPRDDAPRVSPNTASTPSWSLSDPAEIDTTPKDETKPAEPAEPAAPPKKGWWQRAFKT, via the coding sequence ATGCCCAAACGCATGCTCATCGACGCCAGCCACCCGGAGGAGACCCGGGTCGTCGTTCTCGACGGTAACAAGGTCGAGGAATTCGATTTCGAGGCCGCAACCAAGCGGCCTCTCAAGGGAAACATCTATCTCGCCAAGGTGACGCGCGTGGAGCCTTCGCTCCAGGCGGCGTTCGTAGAATATGGCGGCAACCGCCAGGGCTTCCTCGCCTTCTCGGAAATCCATCCCGACTATTACCAGATCCCGATCGCCGACCGGCAGGCGCTGATCGCCGAGCAGGAGGCCGAAGCCCGCCGCCGCTCCGAGGACGACATCGAGTCGTTCGAAATCTCCTCCGGTCCCAAGCCGTCCGTCGAGGAGGACGAGGAGGAGGAGGAAACCGCCGAAGCCTTCCCCGCGGCGCCAGCGACCGACACGGTCGATGTCGCGCCCGACGCGCTGCCGACCGAGGACGGCCCGGAACCGGAACGTCCGATCGAGACGGCCGCCGCGGACGATCACGACGACGTCTTCGAGCATCCCGGCGTCGCCAGCGCCGAGGACATCGACGAAGACGACGATGATGAAGAGGACGAAGACGAGCCGGTCGCCGCCGCGCCGCCCGACCATGTCCATCACAATCACGAAGACGACGAGATCGATGCCGTCGCCGAGGCCGAGCAGCGCGCCGGCGTGGTCGACGAACAGACCGTCGCGGCATCGGCCGCGCATGTGCCGGCCGAAGAGGGCTTCCACATCGACACGCCGGTGCCCGAAGTCACCGAGAACGTGCCCGACATCCAGACCGCGTCGGAGCAGCCCATCGAGGCGGCGCAGCCGCTCCAGGCGCAGAAGCCGTCGCAGCGCTGGGTCCGCCGGCGCCACTACAAGATCCAGGAAGTGATCAAGCGGCGCCAGATCATCCTGGTGCAGGTCGTCAAGGAAGAGCGCGGCAACAAGGGCGCGGCGCTCACCACCTATCTGTCGCTCGCCGGCCGTTACTGCGTCTTGATGCCGAACACGCCGCGCGGCGGCGGCATCAGCCGCAAGATCACCAACCTGGCCGACCGCAAGCGGCTCAAGAGCGCCGCCCAGGCGCTGGAACTGCCCGAGGGCATGGGCCTGATCATCCGCACCGCGGGCGAGAACCGCACCAAGGTCGAAATCCGGCGCGATTACGAATATCTCCTGCGCATGTGGGACACGATCCGCGAGACGACGCTGAACTCGATCGCGCCGGCCTGCGTCTATGAGGAAGGCGACATCATCAAGCGCGCCATCCGCGACCTCTACAACAAGGACGTCATCGAGATCACGGTCGAGGGCGAGGCGGGCTACCGCAACGCCAAGGACTTCATGCGGATGCTGATGCCGACGCATGCCAAGAACGTGAAGCCCTATGCCGAGCCGGTGCCGCTGTTCCAGCGCTATCACATCGAGGCGCAGCTCGACGCCATGTTCCAGCCGACGGTGACGCTCAAATCCGGCGGCTATATCGTCATCAACCAGACCGAGGCGCTGGTCTCCATCGACGTCAATTCGGGCCGCGCGACGCGCGAGCACTCCATCGAGGAGACGGCGCGCAAGACCAATCTCGAAGCGGCCGAGGAGATCGGCCGCCAGCTTCGCCTGCGCGACCTGGCGGGCCTCATCGTCATCGACTTCATCGACATGGAGGACGGCCGCAACGACCGCGACGTCGAAAAGCGCATCCGCGACGCGGTGAAGAACGACCGCGCCCGCATCCAGATCGGCAAGATCAGCCAGTTCGGCCTTCTTGAGATGTCGCGCCAGCGCCTGCGCGCCGGCGTCATCGCGGGCTCGACCGTGCCCTGCCCCCATTGCGGCGGCCAGGGCATCGTGCGCTCGGTCGAATCGACCTCGCTACGCGTGCTGCGCGGCCTCGAGGAAGAGGCGCAGAAGCAGCGGGCCGAGGGGCTGACCGTCAAGGTCGCGGCCGACGTCGCGATGTACACGCTGAACCAGAAGCGCCGCGAGCTGTCGCGGCTGGAAAGCGAATATTCCATCGTCATCAATTTCGAGCCCAAGCCCGAGCTGATGGCGGGCGCGTTCGAGATCGACCGCGTCGGCCATCGCAATCCGGAAGACTTCGTGCGCCCCGTGCATGCCGCGCCGGCGCCGATCGCCGAGGACGACGAGGACCTCGACGTCGTCGAGGAAGAGGAACTCGAAGCGGAAGACGAGGCGATCGAAGCGGTCGAGACGCCGGCCGAGCCGGAAGAGGAACAGCGCCCGCGCGAGGAGCAGGCCGAGAACGGCGACGGCCGCCGACGCCGGCGCCGCCGAGGCGGACGCAATCGCAGCGGACGCGGCCGCGACCAGCGCGACGGCGGCGCACCGCGCGAGACGCCGGCGCCGGTTGCGCCGGACGCCGCGCCCGAAACTCTGCTGGCCGGCGACGGCGAATTCGCCGCTGGGCCGGACGACATGGTCGAGGGCGGCGAGGCGTTCGCCAGCGAACATCAACCCCAGGCGAACGGTGCCGCCGGTCAGGATGCCGAAGGCCAGCGCCGCAAACGCCGCCGCCGCCGGGGCCGGCGGGGCGGCAACCGCGAGCGCTTCGCGCCGAATGGCGAGCGTATCGAACAGCCCGCGGAAGCGGCGGGCGAACAGGCCCTCGCGCCCCCGCCTCCTTCCGCGCCGGAGCTTCCGCCCGTGTCGCAGACCCCGGCGTCGTTCGGGGTGGGCCGCTTCGGCGAACCCGACGAGATCGACACCACGCCGCGCGACGACGCTCCGCGCGTGAGCCCGAACACGGCGTCGACGCCCTCCTGGTCGCTGAGCGACCCGGCGGAGATCGACACCACGCCGAAGGACGAGACCAAGCCGGCCGAGCCGGCCGAGCCGGCCGCACCGCCCAAGAAGGGCTGGTGGCAGCGGGCGTTCAAGACATAG
- a CDS encoding M48 family metalloprotease: MAFLVGFLGSLGVLAGPAAAQGILLLRDTETERALRSYEDPLLKAGGLDPAGVRIYLVNDPTVNSFVAEGQNMFIQSGMIMFAHNSLELKGVMAHETGHIVAGHLSRSSAAIQKATIPMLLSMVVGIAAIAAGAGQAGMLILMGGQGIAQDQFNAFSRVQESTADQIGLKLLNKTHQSPRGLLATFTRLADEEARAYDRMDPYASDHPMGRDRVANLEAEVEASPYKDVPEDPAVEHEYEMIQAKLAGYIEPLQVVFNRYPLTDKSETARYARAMAYSRKPDLPKALEEINSLIKDEPSNPYFYEVLGQIYVSMAKPELGVVAYQKSVDLMPSAPQLRVALAAAQLATERPALAKPALENLKVALQQEDDDPFAWYEAAQAYSQMGNEPMADLATAERYYSIGAYAPAAMFANKARHGLDQGSPDWQRANDIVAISMPAARAQQR; this comes from the coding sequence TTGGCGTTCCTGGTCGGGTTTTTGGGAAGCCTCGGCGTGCTGGCAGGCCCCGCCGCGGCCCAGGGCATCCTCCTGCTGCGCGACACCGAGACCGAGCGCGCGCTGCGCTCCTACGAGGATCCGCTGCTGAAGGCCGGCGGCCTCGATCCGGCAGGCGTGCGTATCTACCTCGTCAACGATCCCACGGTGAATTCCTTCGTCGCCGAGGGCCAGAACATGTTCATTCAATCGGGAATGATCATGTTCGCCCACAATTCGCTCGAGCTCAAAGGCGTGATGGCGCACGAGACCGGGCACATCGTGGCCGGCCATCTGTCGCGCAGCTCCGCGGCGATCCAGAAGGCGACGATCCCGATGCTGCTCTCCATGGTCGTGGGCATCGCGGCGATCGCGGCCGGCGCCGGCCAGGCGGGCATGCTGATCCTGATGGGCGGCCAGGGCATCGCGCAGGACCAGTTCAACGCCTTCAGCCGCGTGCAGGAATCCACCGCCGACCAGATCGGCCTCAAGCTGCTCAACAAGACGCACCAGTCGCCGCGCGGCCTGCTGGCGACCTTCACCCGTCTCGCCGACGAAGAGGCCCGCGCCTATGACCGCATGGACCCTTACGCTTCGGATCATCCGATGGGGCGCGACCGCGTCGCCAATCTCGAGGCCGAGGTCGAGGCCTCGCCCTACAAGGACGTGCCGGAGGATCCGGCGGTCGAGCACGAATACGAGATGATCCAGGCCAAGCTCGCGGGCTATATCGAGCCGCTGCAGGTGGTGTTCAACCGCTATCCGCTGACCGACAAGAGCGAGACGGCGCGCTATGCCCGCGCCATGGCCTATTCGCGCAAGCCCGATCTGCCCAAGGCGCTGGAGGAGATCAACAGCCTGATCAAGGACGAGCCGAGCAATCCCTATTTCTACGAGGTGCTCGGCCAGATCTATGTGAGCATGGCCAAGCCCGAGCTCGGCGTCGTGGCCTATCAGAAGTCGGTCGACCTGATGCCGAGCGCGCCGCAGCTCCGCGTCGCGCTGGCCGCGGCGCAGCTCGCGACCGAACGGCCGGCGCTCGCCAAGCCGGCGCTCGAGAACCTCAAGGTCGCGCTGCAGCAGGAAGACGACGATCCCTTCGCCTGGTACGAGGCGGCGCAGGCCTACAGCCAGATGGGCAATGAGCCGATGGCCGATTTGGCGACGGCGGAGCGCTACTACTCGATCGGCG